One Salvia splendens isolate huo1 chromosome 1, SspV2, whole genome shotgun sequence genomic window, AAAATACGCAAGAAATAAATGACTTAGCTAGACGatcaaattcaaattgaatATGTAAATAAAGCATGCTTATATCTTTCTAAAATAGAGCATTAATTATCCATTGAGCTAAATAAAAGATTAAAGGATGAGAAGGGAAATTCCCAAGATGGATGGTGAGAAAATTAAGATGATCAACCAATGGGAGTCAGCCACGTTTACCAGCCCCGAAATGTTAGTACCTAGCAGTCGGCTAATTGTTTAGTCATCATGGTGCATTCGTATCAATTATTGGATACCGGCACATATTGAAGATTTAGTAATATATcgaatttttttactattatcGTCATCTCGATATAATGTGACAAGATACCTATATAAGAATTCCAATTAATAGAATCGAGATGTTTCGAGGGAAAAAACAAACTCGCCCATTCACGCtcgaaaataatttttaatgcaGGCCGGCTAATGTTTAAATATAAACTACTTCAATATTAATCCTAAAAGCGACAAATATCATTGCAGCAAAAAAagcgattccgtcgccttggcggcccccacaTTCCGgtccgacatcatgtgagggggttcaatcagaGTACGCAGTAGCACGTTAAGGGGGAGGTCTTAACCCATTGGCTGCCAGAAGCCTATCTCctaaggcctcacacttgtgcctgagagatgtaagcaactacacgacataCAAATATCATGTAGTGTATCACGTGGTAGTCATAGTTGTAAAGTTGCTAGTACTTAATAAACAATGGTCTTTGGTTCAAATTATAATGGGTAAACATATTTGATATTAATACTTGTTAATATTTGATAAAGCCATATTACATTTTAGCTTATGCCCAGTGGAGTAATTTTCTCATCATATTTCTCTTATTAATCCATATTACATCTTATCTCATTTTTTCCATAACTTCttcttttatcataaataagtGAGTTTTGTGTAAATGATTGGAGATTCTATTAATCAAGATACTTAATTGCGTTGATCTATATTGCATCTTATTTTATGTCGTACCAAAATgaacttttaaaatattatatgaCACTTGAACCTTTACTAAACTGTAGTAGCAGTgttatttttgtatttgtttCTTAATTAGAATCATTGATATTTCGTatgtactagtattaattatttatatttatgaaatttgatTTTCACTAAGTAATGGCAAATAAATCTAAGTGTATGTTCTTGATAACGTCAATTTGGAAGCTAGAAAAATTCATACAATTTTATAAACGTAGTAGTCCTCTATCCACAATTAAAAGTTTCATATTGTTATTTTGAATATAtatcataaaaatatagtatcatttttattttacgGTAGAATTGACTTTGCTGCATGCGTCCGTAATTATATTTATGCGCTTTCTTATAGAGTAACTATATTAATATGAAATTCACTAATTTCTTATGAAGTGTTTGTGCCTCATATGTCAATTGTCAGGCTACATATAGGCAGGGGCGGACACACATACAAAGAGGGTAGGGCTGAAGCCCttacccaattttttttttattttctactttcaaaatttttaaaattttaaaaaattatgttaagcCCTTATCAAAATAATGCTACCGAAGAACAAATTATTTTGGATGCATAACTGTACGGGGCTGAAaattaaagaaaggaaaagttAAAATCTAGAGAAGAAACGTAACAATGGTGTTGGAGAAGTAAGGAAGAAGAAGActattttcatatataaattaatataaaagcaATAATCACATGGACCCCACTTTAAATGTTTGACAGGCTCGTAACTTGTAAAAAAGAGTGTATTGTAAAAGTGTGGTTGCTTTTAAAAGTTGAACACGTTTTTGTATTAAATTTTAGTAAAGGAGATTACATTTTAGTTGGCCCacatcccacacgttttttagattttaaaaattaaaaaggagaAACAGAGGGTTTCATTTTGAAGTTTACAGAGGGCGCCGAAacagaaacaacatcattttATAAAAGTGGAGTTTGAGTCTTTGAAACTTTAgagaaattaatattcaaattctTCACAAAGAGGTAAGGAGTTTATTAAAGTTGTTAATATTATATTCTATTTCttgtttttgtaaaattttGATAGAATAGTTGCAAGCTAAAAAGTTATAACAATGGTTAATTGCAAGCTAATATTTGTGATTGTCGGATTATGGAGTTGGCATTGGTTTTTCCGTTGGTTTATCGGATTATGGAGTTGGCATTGGTTTTACCTGTTGCTACTGCTTCTGTTGAGAGAGCATTTTCTGCAATGAAGACTATCAAGACCGACTTGCGAAATCAGATGGGAGATGAGTGGATGAATGATAGTTTAATTGTGTACATTGAGAAGGACATGTTTTCAACGATTGATAATGAAAAAATCTTGCAACGTTTTCAATCGATGAGAACGCGTAGAATTCAGTTGCCATCGCTTTAGACGTAAAACCGCAACTATgacatgttatttttattagatATATTTTGGACTACTtcgtattaaatatatatgcattttatagtttttacggtttttatattgtataattatatatatatatatatatatattatgtttgaccgtgaaaaaatatatagtgAAGTCCAGTCCTTACAGTCaattttttctgcgtccgcccctgcaTATAGGCACCATCTTAAACATAAAAATCGATGCAATAAGAAATCAAGTGTTTaatgaagaaaaaaagtaaaagttacaAAAAGTTGAAGAAAGAATTAAGATTGGGGATATTCGAAAATTCGCATAGCAGAATTAACAATACCAAATCCCCCATCTATGAACAAATTTTGGCCGCTCACATATTTAGCCTCATCACTAGCAAGAAAAACAGCCGCATTCGCAACATCTGGCGCTTTAAGAGTCGCACATTTGAGATTGGCCATAGCACGCATTGCTTCCTCAAGCGCCTCATCATCAAGCGCCAAATACTTCCTCGACAAATCCGTCGCAAGCGCATACGGCGACAAGCAATTCACCCTTATACCAAACTGCCCCAACTCCACCGCCGCATTCCTAGTCAGCCCCAGCACCGCATGCTTCGACGCCGTGTAGGCGTGCGTTGCGGCGCCCCCGATCCCCGACGACAGGCTCGCCATCGAGATGATGGCGCCGCTGCGGGCGGGGATCATCACTCTCGCGGCGTGCTTCGTGCCTAGGAAGACGCCCGTCACGTTCACGGCCAGCACGCGCTCGAAGTCCGCCTTCTCGTTGTCCGCGATCCGCGCCTTCGGGGGGTCCGCGACGCCCGCGTTGTTCACCATGATGTCGAGCTTGCCGTAGGCTTTGACCGTCTGGTCAACGGCGTTACGGATGTGGTCCTCGTTGGTTACGTCGCAGTGGATGTAGGTTGAGTTTGAGGCGCCGATTTGTTTGACGGCGGATTGGCCTAATTCGTCTTGGACGTCCGCGATTGCCACTTTGGCGCCGTGGTTGGAGAAGAATTTCGCCGTGCATTCTCCGATTCCGGTGGATCCTCCGGTCACCAGAGCTACTTTTCCTTCTAGCCTTTAGTTCAATTTAAGTTAGTGGTTGGAGAAATGAATAAATGGAGTAAGTATATCTTTGTCACACAAACATAGATCTTTCTATAAATAGAGAGGATCAAACATTGAGCTAATTAAGGAATCTAAGGATGAGAAGGAAATTTACCTCCTAGTGAGAGCAGAGATAGTTGAGAAGCTTGCCATGATGCTGAGTGCTGTGCTGTGCTGTGCTTTGAGAAATTTGAAACTTTTTAAAGGCTGTTTCTATCAAtttaatattccctccgtccacgatttAAAGTCTTTTTTGACTCGGTGCGGAAggaaagtggattgaaaaagtcAATGGAATGTGTATTTCactttatatattggtttttttaatagaatgtgagtgtaaacaGTTATGAGAAGTGaagtccatttaccaaaaagaaaaaaataaatgtggaCATTATTTTATGAACGAAACAAACTGACAAACGTGAACATTATTTTGTGGATGGAGGGAAGTAAGTTTATTCCTAGTTTCATTTATAGAGCACTATACTAATCCATATTATAAAAAACGCCATATTTGTTTACCATCGAGCGTATAATATATTGGAGTATGAAGCTATGAAGAAAATCAGTCGGTGACAGTGGCGGAGCCACCAAAAACTAGGCTTACATACAATATACATTTAGGCTcagtttaattttgtgacatagTAATTAGCAATTCTATCCGTCATTAGCTATTCATTTATTATAAACGGCGAATATATCATGTTGACCTAGCTAGTTGATGTTTATCAATCCATTTAGCTTATGTTGTAGAGCACGATGCCGTCATTTTCAATATTATAATGATACAAAAGATAGTAgtgttgaaaatttgaaattagttGTACTGAAAAGTATAAAGGACaatatttctcttattttatatgAATGGAAATGGGTGTTTGTTTATTAGTATCATTTAATCTAAGTTACTATAAAATCATACTACCTCCCTctttggaaaataatttttttataatatcacattttttaatatataattaataaaataagagagaatagagataaaaataaataaataaataaaataagaaggagaaagaaaaaaCAGTAGTGTAATAAATTGTAAGGTCCACGTCCtaaataaaaacttttaaaatttttatttttaaaggacagcccaaaatgaaaattatttctattttttaggaGCGAGGTAGTATTATAGATGTATTgtacaaaataaaacaaatactactccctccgtcctagcCTAAGTGacatagtatttctttttttacatatattttgtgaaaataataataaatattaaaagttaAGCGAACTTAAACTAAAAGTGAGAATTTTCTATATTAttatctctattactttactttcacactatttttaatatttattatgaaactccatttttaatatttattattattttcataaaatacgtgcgaaaaaaaaagaaatagtgccACTTATactgagagagagagtgagtacgTACAACTACTTAATTCACAATCAGACTTTCCCGTTTTACTCTGAAATTAACTTATATTATATGGATGCAGGCCGGCCAATATTTAACTCTTAATGAATATAGTAAATAGCATATAATTAAGTATTAATCCTAAACAGAACTAGTTCTTCCACTGTGATTAACTTAATaaggagtactatatatatagTGATAAGATGTACTCctatatattttgaaattggTGCGTGTTGAAAATATTTTGAGATACAAACTTGCCGGGCGAAAATTACACAGTAAAAACAAAGAGAATTACACGGAAACAACTGAAAAGAAATTACACAGAAAAACTTGTGGAAAGCggtagccgagtcgaggagtcctctttccgcaagacgagatacgcccggtagtgctctcggtttggcgtgtcgtccctaaagataaaacggcttcgtctctgaagtagcagcaccgctagcagcagagctccggcgaacgggagtaaggcgggggcagagcttcgacgggaagattatgcagggagggagagagcgtgtatgcaagaatgcttcAGTTTGTTATGTATAGAATGCAATGGacgcatgcctatttatagacCAAGTCCACCCACATGGGTTGCTGGAGTCAACAGACATAATGTCAGTCATCAAGGCCAttgaccgtaaccgccgggggttactactggtgcactagccgtcgggagctgaagagacacgatgcatctggacacactacacgacgggatacgccatggaccgtcggggtccatcggggaccttttgtctcccgttatgcgtcggggttcaacggggaccttttgtctcccgttatgtgTCGGGGTCCAGTGGGGGTAGCTTGGAGTTGGAGGTgatctaaaaagaacaagcgggacttgaaccacgctcaacgaccagctccaaagaccaattgccaagatccaaggcacaaggcactcGGTGCCCGGTgcacgggtcacggtgcgcggGCAGGCGGCGGCGCGCGCTTGTGGGCTCTGTCGcccatcttattccacgataattattacacataataattcatcttattaaatacttcatcaaagaagtttatcatccccgatgtgggataattaacacttagttaattaatcccttagtttttctcatagctcatttctagctttaatgtgactaactttaatatattatttctcactcgccgagaatcggatttgagaaaatgaatatgctACGGTcgtctactcggaacgtagatcgacgctattgcatttaatttcacaaaattaaatgtcttgtaatatttattattagtcaaagtcgtttgaccaagcacgattccaataATCCCctacatgagtggaaattgccaaatgcatatgtatgcagacacaagctcaacccttaAGAGGTATGTAAGAATAAGGATAGGTAGGTTTTGGTTTTGAACCATcaatagtcaacaccatcggatacataGGCGGGCTAGTAGcacgatgctttgaactattcctcaacggcgtgcaccgagacaatgatgttaacacttaaacacctcaacctcatccgttctcacgttttgtgtccatttcaggccttggacaccactttggattcataagtgtattgtttgaagcggACCCACTTCACACTCATATAGGTGATTTctcgttaagtatcttgccatactcggtctccttgagaagttcatctcaacgagatcctttatGGATCATTAAAAttcatagacttaacctcagcactaggcaagtttttttcaacactctattattctctagggaatagatgtaGATGAGTGTTTACACAAATTCTCACAGCTTAGTTTttccattgaaccaagttcttgggatctccagtcatcatggttgggttaccactatgacaattctttagtttgtggatttcaaacccattccctctagcaatttattcatttgatcacgatttaaccttttggttagcggatccgctagattatccaatgatttc contains:
- the LOC121798602 gene encoding secoisolariciresinol dehydrogenase-like, with the protein product MASFSTISALTRRLEGKVALVTGGSTGIGECTAKFFSNHGAKVAIADVQDELGQSAVKQIGASNSTYIHCDVTNEDHIRNAVDQTVKAYGKLDIMVNNAGVADPPKARIADNEKADFERVLAVNVTGVFLGTKHAARVMIPARSGAIISMASLSSGIGGAATHAYTASKHAVLGLTRNAAVELGQFGIRVNCLSPYALATDLSRKYLALDDEALEEAMRAMANLKCATLKAPDVANAAVFLASDEAKYVSGQNLFIDGGFGIVNSAMRIFEYPQS